The following are from one region of the Phycisphaeraceae bacterium genome:
- a CDS encoding Fe(2+)-trafficking protein, whose protein sequence is MDINERIARFEHMAQADADNDMAHFSLGGAYAQADRHADAARSFLRCIEINPDMSKAYQLAGAELVKAGDRTEAARVLTEGYRVAARLGDLMPRNAIEKLLKDLGEEVPQLDASTIQQMDRLASSGAFVCRRTGRPGTKLPAQPFKGPVGAWIFENISAETWREWIGQGTKVINELRLDLSRDQDGATYDQHMHEYLGIDEALLRELHAKQGA, encoded by the coding sequence ATGGACATCAACGAGCGCATCGCCCGCTTCGAGCACATGGCGCAGGCCGACGCCGACAACGACATGGCGCATTTCTCCCTCGGGGGCGCCTACGCCCAGGCGGACCGGCACGCCGACGCGGCCCGCTCGTTCCTGCGCTGCATCGAGATCAACCCCGACATGAGCAAGGCGTACCAGCTCGCCGGCGCGGAGCTCGTGAAAGCCGGCGATCGCACCGAGGCGGCGCGCGTGCTGACCGAGGGGTACCGCGTGGCAGCCCGTCTGGGCGACCTGATGCCGCGCAACGCGATCGAGAAACTCTTGAAAGACCTGGGCGAGGAAGTCCCCCAGCTCGACGCGTCGACGATCCAGCAGATGGACCGGCTCGCGTCCAGCGGCGCGTTCGTGTGCCGGCGCACCGGACGCCCGGGGACGAAACTCCCGGCGCAGCCCTTCAAGGGCCCCGTGGGCGCGTGGATCTTCGAGAACATCTCGGCCGAGACATGGCGCGAGTGGATCGGCCAGGGCACCAAGGTCATCAACGAGCTGCGCCTCGACCTCTCGCGCGACCAGGACGGCGCGACCTACGACCAGCACATGCACGAGTACCTCGGCATCGACGAGGCGCTCCTGCGCGAATTGCACGCGAAGCAGGGCGCGTGA
- a CDS encoding metallopeptidase family protein, which translates to MARRDTPRPRTHSSRVGPVLSEADRDRFDTLLEEAIGQLPDEIRKLLEVTPVIVEDSPPEHILKELGMDDPTELCGLHTGIALTERSVEHGHALPEEIRLFRSGIVNLAGGWRQRGADDKVYEEIWVTLLHEIGHHFGLDEDDLDALGYA; encoded by the coding sequence ATGGCGCGACGCGACACCCCAAGGCCGCGAACCCACTCGAGCCGCGTCGGTCCGGTGCTGTCCGAGGCCGATCGCGATCGCTTCGACACCCTGCTCGAAGAGGCGATCGGCCAGCTGCCCGACGAGATCCGCAAACTCCTGGAGGTCACGCCCGTGATCGTCGAGGACTCACCACCCGAGCACATCCTGAAAGAGCTGGGCATGGACGACCCGACCGAGCTCTGCGGCCTGCACACGGGGATCGCGCTCACGGAGCGCTCCGTCGAGCACGGGCACGCGCTGCCCGAGGAGATCCGACTCTTCCGTTCGGGGATCGTGAATCTCGCCGGCGGCTGGCGCCAGCGCGGGGCCGACGACAAGGTCTACGAAGAGATCTGGGTCACGCTTTTGCACGAGATCGGCCACCACTTCGGGCTCGACGAGGACGACCTCGACGCGCTCGGATACGCGTAA
- a CDS encoding dihydroorotate dehydrogenase, translating to MTQDHSTAQAHPLATDLAGLSLRNPVILAAGTAGYLDEYADALDLSRVGALVTKSITARPREGNRTWRILDSKAGMLNAIGLANVGHEHYAAHIAPRAGDVPCVVIGSVAGFSIDDYVKVAAMFDDAPAIGAVELNVSCPNVHGGTLFGHEPAKLRELLGAVRPVLSQTKLFVKLAPDAPDIVATARVSVEAGAEGLTISNTVPAMAIDVETRRPRLAAVTGGLSGPAIHPIAVRLVHLVYRAVARDAGVPIIGAGGVTHWDDAAEFILAGATAVEMGSALFADPRSPLRVAKGLEKWVARQGCSSLRELIGAVDLGEH from the coding sequence ATGACCCAGGACCACTCGACCGCCCAGGCACACCCCCTCGCCACCGACCTCGCCGGGCTTTCGCTGCGCAACCCGGTCATCCTCGCGGCCGGGACCGCCGGCTATCTGGACGAATACGCCGACGCGCTCGACCTCTCACGCGTCGGCGCACTGGTCACGAAATCCATCACGGCGCGCCCGCGCGAGGGCAACCGGACCTGGCGCATCCTCGACAGCAAGGCCGGGATGCTCAACGCGATCGGGCTCGCCAATGTCGGGCACGAGCACTACGCCGCCCACATCGCGCCGCGCGCCGGCGATGTCCCCTGCGTCGTCATCGGCTCCGTCGCCGGTTTCTCGATCGACGACTATGTCAAGGTCGCCGCGATGTTCGACGACGCGCCGGCGATCGGCGCGGTCGAGTTGAATGTCTCCTGCCCCAACGTCCACGGCGGCACGCTGTTCGGGCACGAGCCCGCCAAGCTCCGCGAACTGCTCGGCGCCGTGCGCCCCGTGCTGAGCCAGACCAAGCTCTTCGTGAAGCTCGCGCCCGACGCGCCGGATATCGTCGCGACGGCGCGCGTCAGCGTCGAGGCGGGCGCAGAGGGGCTGACGATCTCCAACACCGTCCCGGCGATGGCGATCGACGTCGAGACGCGCCGCCCGCGCCTCGCCGCCGTCACCGGGGGGCTGTCCGGGCCGGCGATCCACCCAATCGCGGTGCGGCTGGTGCACCTGGTCTATCGCGCCGTCGCGCGCGACGCCGGGGTGCCGATCATCGGCGCAGGGGGCGTCACCCACTGGGACGACGCGGCGGAGTTCATCCTCGCCGGGGCGACGGCCGTCGAGATGGGCAGCGCGCTCTTCGCCGACCCGCGCTCGCCGCTGCGCGTCGCGAAGGGGCTCGAGAAATGGGTCGCGCGCCAGGGGTGCTCATCGCTGCGCGAGCTGATCGGCGCCGTGGACCTTGGCGAGCATTGA
- a CDS encoding S49 family peptidase: protein MSRALARLLSVTLALLVAALPAGAGTVAWLEMKGAVSERAPEMSFMSGSQGMTLRGVVGEIRKAANDPEISAIVLRFSDLKAGMAQVHEIGRAVEHARSRGKKVHAFTEIYGPVELLLASFCDDVIVQRGGAVMFPGLYMEEMFLADTLAWVGAKADFVQIGDYKGASEQLANNAPSKAWDQNITQLLDSMWGAMQRRLTTGRSMSPTQLDAALRSAWLGDPEDARRAKLVDAVLDRLEIHQRLQSMHGDELSYRVIDFEKGASSPLASSNPFAIFELLSAKPKTKATRDTIAVLHIDGPIVDGESQAASLMGGSSVGSITIRKALKQIEDDDLIKGLVVRIDSPGGSAIASESMWIGLRRVAASKPVWVSVGDMAASGGYYCAVGGDRIYVEPTSIVGSIGVVGGKIVLGGVYDKAQVRIVPRGRGPLADMMSSVSPWNAQQREVVRSTMQKVYDQFVDRVKTGRKNIDIARTAEGRLFAGQDAIDLRMADEIGGLTDAIGAMAAKLALREGAYEVMDFPAPRSIDEILSDLFGRFGVASPGVGSQAGAFAELGRQILGDRAWEQLRGSMTAFMQMRDEPVLLVNPRVLIFR from the coding sequence ATGTCCCGAGCTCTCGCCCGTCTGCTGTCCGTGACCCTCGCCCTGCTCGTCGCCGCCCTCCCGGCCGGCGCCGGGACGGTGGCATGGCTCGAGATGAAGGGCGCTGTTTCCGAACGCGCCCCCGAGATGTCCTTCATGTCCGGCTCGCAGGGCATGACCCTCCGCGGCGTGGTGGGCGAGATCCGCAAGGCGGCCAACGACCCCGAGATCTCGGCGATCGTGCTCCGCTTCAGCGACCTGAAGGCCGGCATGGCCCAGGTCCACGAGATCGGGCGCGCCGTCGAGCACGCGAGGTCCCGGGGCAAGAAGGTGCACGCGTTCACCGAGATCTATGGCCCCGTCGAGCTGCTGCTCGCGTCGTTCTGCGACGACGTGATCGTGCAGCGGGGCGGCGCGGTCATGTTCCCCGGGCTCTACATGGAGGAGATGTTCCTCGCCGACACGCTCGCGTGGGTCGGCGCCAAGGCCGACTTCGTGCAGATCGGCGACTACAAGGGCGCGAGCGAGCAGCTCGCGAACAACGCGCCCAGCAAGGCGTGGGATCAGAACATCACCCAGCTCCTCGACTCGATGTGGGGCGCGATGCAGAGGCGCCTCACGACCGGGCGCTCCATGTCGCCCACGCAGCTCGACGCGGCGCTGCGCTCGGCCTGGCTGGGCGACCCCGAGGACGCCAGGCGCGCGAAGCTCGTCGACGCGGTCCTCGACCGGCTCGAGATCCACCAGCGCCTCCAGTCGATGCACGGCGACGAGCTGTCGTACCGCGTGATCGACTTCGAGAAGGGCGCCTCTTCGCCCCTCGCGTCGTCCAACCCCTTCGCGATCTTCGAGCTGCTCAGCGCCAAGCCGAAGACCAAAGCGACCCGCGACACCATCGCGGTGCTGCACATCGACGGGCCCATCGTCGACGGCGAGAGTCAGGCGGCCAGTCTGATGGGCGGCTCGAGCGTCGGCTCGATCACGATCCGCAAGGCGCTCAAGCAGATCGAGGACGACGACCTCATCAAGGGCCTGGTCGTTCGCATCGATTCGCCCGGGGGCAGCGCCATCGCGAGCGAGTCGATGTGGATCGGCCTGCGCCGCGTCGCCGCCTCCAAGCCCGTGTGGGTCAGCGTGGGCGACATGGCCGCCAGCGGCGGGTACTACTGCGCTGTCGGCGGCGACAGGATCTATGTCGAGCCGACGAGCATCGTGGGCAGCATCGGCGTGGTCGGTGGCAAGATCGTGCTCGGGGGCGTCTACGACAAGGCGCAGGTCCGCATCGTGCCTCGCGGGCGCGGGCCTCTGGCCGACATGATGTCGAGCGTGAGCCCGTGGAACGCGCAGCAGCGCGAGGTCGTCCGCTCGACGATGCAGAAGGTCTACGACCAGTTCGTGGATCGCGTGAAGACAGGGCGCAAGAACATCGACATCGCGCGCACCGCCGAGGGGCGCCTGTTCGCCGGGCAGGACGCGATCGACCTGCGCATGGCCGACGAGATCGGCGGCCTCACCGACGCGATCGGCGCGATGGCCGCGAAGCTCGCGCTGCGCGAGGGCGCGTACGAGGTCATGGACTTCCCGGCGCCGCGCTCGATCGACGAGATCCTCAGCGACCTCTTCGGTCGTTTCGGCGTCGCGTCGCCCGGCGTGGGCTCGCAGGCCGGCGCGTTCGCAGAACTGGGGCGTCAGATCCTCGGGGATCGCGCGTGGGAGCAGCTCCGCGGCTCGATGACCGCGTTCATGCAGATGCGCGACGAGCCCGTCCTTCTGGTCAACCCGCGCGTGCTCATCTTCAGGTGA
- a CDS encoding membrane dipeptidase, translating into MLPLFDAHLDLACLAVNGRDMHAEPDRAGGPWLPAAVTLPSLREGNIACALATVFTEAVPHGETSADAVAYPMGDADAAHRKGRAQLEVYMTWADNGHARLDLRRALRVDPHLGTVRAGMGVAESLPDDPVARLARAYQRPKNPSPITLGVLVENADPVRSPDELAWWVERGVVAVGLTWARPSRYSGGNLTPELGLTDLGREMIRAMDAQGVTHDLSHLSQRATRELLEATDAPVVASHSNCRAIVDPGGTNERHLADDTIVEIGRRGGVIGINLFGVFLRPKQDGRARIEDVVAHIERICELTGRRDGVGLGSDMDGGLSANDLPEGIARPRDIHRVLDALRDRGWSQRELEGFAYRNWAAFFGKKATPPRTPITASPPSPGAQR; encoded by the coding sequence ATGCTCCCCCTCTTCGACGCGCACCTTGACCTCGCGTGCCTCGCCGTCAACGGCCGGGATATGCACGCCGAGCCCGATCGCGCCGGTGGGCCGTGGCTCCCCGCCGCCGTTACGCTGCCCTCGCTGCGCGAGGGCAACATCGCCTGCGCGCTCGCCACCGTTTTCACCGAAGCGGTCCCCCACGGCGAGACCAGCGCCGACGCCGTCGCGTACCCGATGGGCGACGCCGACGCGGCCCATCGCAAGGGACGCGCGCAGCTCGAGGTCTACATGACCTGGGCGGATAACGGGCACGCACGGCTCGACCTGCGCAGGGCGCTGCGCGTCGACCCGCACCTGGGGACCGTGCGCGCCGGCATGGGCGTCGCCGAATCGCTCCCCGACGACCCGGTCGCGCGCCTCGCGCGCGCCTACCAGCGTCCCAAGAACCCCTCGCCCATCACGCTCGGCGTGCTCGTCGAGAACGCCGACCCCGTCCGCTCCCCTGACGAACTCGCCTGGTGGGTCGAGCGCGGCGTCGTCGCCGTCGGGCTCACCTGGGCGCGACCGTCCCGCTATTCCGGCGGCAACCTCACCCCCGAGCTCGGCCTGACCGACCTCGGGCGCGAGATGATCCGCGCGATGGACGCGCAGGGCGTCACCCACGACCTCTCGCACCTGTCGCAGCGTGCGACGCGCGAACTGCTCGAAGCCACGGACGCGCCAGTCGTCGCGTCGCACAGCAACTGCCGCGCGATCGTCGACCCGGGCGGCACGAACGAGCGTCACCTCGCCGACGACACCATCGTCGAGATCGGGCGTCGCGGCGGCGTGATCGGGATCAACCTCTTCGGCGTCTTCCTGCGACCGAAGCAGGACGGACGCGCCAGGATCGAGGATGTCGTCGCGCACATCGAACGGATCTGCGAACTCACGGGGCGACGCGACGGCGTTGGTCTCGGCAGCGACATGGACGGCGGGCTGTCGGCGAACGACCTGCCCGAGGGCATCGCGCGCCCGCGCGACATCCACCGGGTGCTCGACGCGCTGCGCGATCGCGGCTGGTCGCAGCGGGAACTCGAAGGGTTCGCGTACCGCAACTGGGCGGCGTTCTTCGGGAAGAAGGCGACGCCTCCCCGTACGCCGATCACCGCGTCGCCCCCCTCACCGGGCGCCCAGCGCTGA
- a CDS encoding phosphatidylglycerophosphatase A, whose product MTNDAPSPTTGNDLLKTLAVTAGGLGFLRPAPGTWGSTPPCAVAWFIVLLGGSTPHISIAAATIALVATLICIALGEFAEQKFGRKDPSQVVIDEVAGQGVALLFIPAFAIETFWRATLTLGAAFILFRLFDILKPPPAYRMQRLKGGLGVVVDDLFAGLYAGIVLVAGLYALRAAGIL is encoded by the coding sequence ATGACAAACGACGCGCCATCGCCCACGACCGGCAACGACCTGCTGAAGACACTCGCCGTCACCGCGGGCGGGTTGGGCTTCCTGCGCCCTGCGCCCGGCACCTGGGGCAGCACGCCCCCCTGCGCCGTCGCGTGGTTCATCGTGCTGCTGGGCGGATCGACGCCGCATATCTCGATTGCCGCCGCGACGATCGCGCTCGTCGCGACGCTGATCTGCATCGCGCTCGGCGAATTCGCGGAGCAGAAGTTCGGGCGCAAGGACCCCAGCCAGGTCGTCATCGACGAGGTCGCCGGGCAGGGCGTCGCGTTGCTGTTCATCCCGGCGTTCGCGATCGAGACCTTCTGGCGCGCGACGCTCACGCTGGGCGCCGCGTTCATCCTGTTCCGTCTCTTCGACATACTCAAACCCCCGCCCGCGTACCGGATGCAGCGCCTCAAGGGCGGGCTGGGCGTCGTTGTCGATGATCTCTTCGCCGGGCTGTACGCCGGGATCGTGCTGGTCGCAGGGCTGTACGCCCTCCGGGCCGCCGGAATCCTGTAA
- a CDS encoding CDP-alcohol phosphatidyltransferase family protein: MPTDASSSSRPPAVGARRQIPNLLTTLRLVLAGVFFGVLAFYDPARPSHDALLVVAAAIFLVAALTDALDGHLARRWNAVTVFGRVMDPFADKVLVLGAFVMLAGANFSRWTVHADPVTLSGVETWMVVVILARELLVTSIRGIVESKGISFAAIGAGKIKMIAQSVAVPLILVCVALQTDSADTLRSPAHTGAIVLAWGVTLLTAWSAIPYLTRGWRALRDSAD, translated from the coding sequence ATGCCGACAGACGCATCCTCTTCATCCCGTCCCCCCGCCGTCGGCGCCCGACGCCAGATCCCCAACCTCCTCACGACGCTGCGCCTCGTCCTCGCCGGGGTGTTCTTCGGGGTCCTCGCCTTCTACGACCCCGCCCGCCCGTCGCACGACGCGCTCCTCGTCGTCGCCGCCGCGATCTTCCTCGTCGCCGCCCTCACCGACGCGCTCGACGGCCACCTCGCCCGGCGCTGGAACGCCGTCACCGTCTTCGGGCGCGTCATGGACCCCTTCGCCGACAAGGTCCTCGTGCTCGGCGCGTTCGTGATGCTCGCCGGCGCGAACTTCTCGCGATGGACGGTCCACGCCGACCCCGTCACCCTCTCGGGCGTCGAGACTTGGATGGTCGTCGTCATCCTCGCGCGCGAACTCCTCGTCACCTCCATCCGCGGCATCGTCGAGTCCAAGGGGATCTCCTTCGCCGCCATCGGCGCAGGCAAGATCAAGATGATCGCGCAGTCCGTCGCTGTGCCGCTGATCCTCGTCTGCGTCGCGCTCCAGACCGACTCGGCCGACACACTCCGGAGCCCTGCGCACACCGGCGCGATCGTCCTCGCGTGGGGCGTCACGCTCCTCACCGCATGGTCGGCCATTCCCTATCTCACGCGCGGCTGGCGCGCGCTCCGTGATTCCGCCGATTGA
- a CDS encoding NADH-quinone oxidoreductase subunit J → MDIVAQPILLYAGVALGALGVLLMLPKPGVSPRGLGGIIALIAFAISMTGLSLAAGSGRPNALFYAFGLLALFGGVRLISHPRPVYAALFFILTIIAGCGLYLLLGAEFMAFALIIIYAGAILITYLFVIMLATEAPSAEEVESLSLYDRFAREPVAAVLAGFVLLTAMIGLINRGVSEMGPGVASVNQVAYAERMPRKLERVLRDEGLTTQWDIVGVEDGLIRIRGAQGLAVPQHMQDLVVARDGADALIRLPGAFRAQDIERVGFALVGDHPLGLELAGIILLMAMLGAVVLARKQTEIEEEKKVHAAARLGGEA, encoded by the coding sequence TTGGACATCGTCGCGCAGCCGATTCTGCTGTACGCGGGCGTCGCGCTCGGCGCCCTCGGCGTGCTGCTGATGCTGCCCAAGCCGGGAGTCTCGCCGCGCGGGCTGGGCGGGATCATCGCCCTGATCGCCTTCGCGATCTCGATGACCGGCCTCTCGCTGGCGGCGGGATCGGGTCGTCCCAACGCACTCTTCTACGCGTTCGGCCTGCTCGCCCTGTTCGGGGGTGTCCGGCTGATCAGCCACCCTCGCCCGGTGTACGCGGCCCTGTTCTTCATCCTGACGATCATCGCCGGGTGCGGGCTCTACCTGCTCCTGGGCGCCGAGTTCATGGCGTTCGCGCTCATCATCATCTATGCCGGCGCGATCCTGATCACCTATCTGTTCGTGATCATGCTCGCTACGGAAGCCCCGTCTGCGGAAGAGGTTGAGTCGCTCTCCCTCTACGACCGCTTCGCACGGGAGCCCGTCGCCGCCGTGCTTGCGGGCTTCGTGCTGCTGACGGCGATGATCGGGCTGATCAACCGGGGCGTGTCAGAGATGGGCCCGGGCGTCGCGTCGGTGAACCAGGTCGCCTACGCCGAGCGGATGCCCAGAAAGCTGGAGCGTGTGCTGCGTGACGAGGGCCTGACGACGCAGTGGGACATCGTGGGCGTCGAGGACGGGCTGATCCGCATCCGCGGCGCGCAAGGTCTTGCTGTTCCTCAGCATATGCAAGATCTCGTGGTCGCTCGCGACGGCGCAGACGCGCTGATCCGCCTGCCCGGCGCGTTCCGCGCGCAGGACATCGAGCGGGTCGGCTTCGCGCTGGTGGGGGATCACCCGCTGGGTCTGGAACTGGCCGGCATCATCCTGTTGATGGCGATGCTGGGCGCCGTGGTCCTGGCGCGCAAGCAGACCGAGATCGAGGAAGAGAAGAAAGTCCACGCCGCCGCGCGGCTGGGGGGTGAGGCGTGA
- the nuoK gene encoding NADH-quinone oxidoreductase subunit NuoK, whose product MPVETLQHFLILSAAMFCLGVVGFLSRRNLIIMFLCTELMFQGAGLAFIAFGRYHMDASGPVFVIFVLTIAAAEAALALALVVYLFRRKETLDASAWAELKG is encoded by the coding sequence ATGCCGGTCGAGACGCTCCAGCACTTCCTGATCCTCTCGGCGGCGATGTTCTGCCTGGGCGTGGTCGGGTTCCTGAGCCGGCGGAACCTGATCATCATGTTCCTTTGCACGGAACTGATGTTCCAGGGCGCCGGTCTGGCGTTCATCGCGTTCGGGCGATACCACATGGACGCGTCGGGACCCGTGTTCGTGATCTTCGTGCTGACGATCGCCGCCGCGGAAGCGGCCCTGGCGCTCGCGCTGGTCGTGTACCTGTTCCGGCGTAAAGAAACGCTCGATGCCTCGGCCTGGGCGGAGTTGAAGGGATGA
- the nuoL gene encoding NADH-quinone oxidoreductase subunit L, translated as MTGVLSSILPTLTLAAAAPGGGDHHGHAHTHAAEAIAAGPSMALLILALPALSAVLCGVFAMLGVKSKLPAFTTVALLAVSFLVVLATWFNVGQTASLVHGFDWINFAWGSGEGQQLVANFGLYLDSLTILWMLFVTGLATLIALYASEYMSHDVGLGYCRFFGAFSLFVFSMSALVMADNLLLLYLGWEGVGLCSYLLIGYFYQKPAAVAAAKKAFIVNRIGDLGLAIGIFAVFVTYGTVEFGPLFASISQGVDGAGNSLAGTWQERWIPFLFMLAAFGKSAQLPLYVWLPDAMEGPTPVSALIHAATMVTAGVFLIARLYPMFAMDDARWALSTVAWVGGLTALFAATIGMAQFDIKRIMAYSTVSQLGYMFMGLGLLTTAGAAFHVFTHAFFKAGLFLACGAVMHGFAGQLDLRKLSGLRHMKGWGIVSIAMLVGCLNLAGFPFTAGYFSKDMILAEAFVTKGPGFTALGVIALLTAGITAYYTFRVFFRVFMGPVEYHPGDELHGHDDHAHDDHKHSHHHDDDHELADAQDQAEKHEDEHPHGHWHPHAPGWAINSVLVIISVCAVLAAVLYFVNKKDHGWVGSMVHHSSAYYESPYGAHGADYAAGAHGAEKGGFLSDPHKWMYFASAAVGFVGIFIAYLLHYRGRTSAATSKADDLLPLLGPIPKWAQNKWYVDEFYNATIRLPLKAVSHIFHFIDQLLVDGLVNLFGALPKLTGWGLRPSQNGVLQSYAAGMAGGIALFLVVVWLLL; from the coding sequence ATGACCGGAGTGCTCTCGAGCATCCTGCCGACGCTGACCCTCGCAGCCGCCGCTCCGGGTGGGGGCGACCACCACGGTCACGCGCACACCCACGCCGCCGAGGCGATCGCCGCCGGCCCGTCGATGGCGCTCCTGATCCTCGCGCTGCCCGCCCTCTCGGCGGTTCTCTGCGGCGTGTTCGCAATGCTGGGCGTCAAGAGCAAGCTGCCTGCGTTCACGACCGTCGCGCTGCTCGCGGTGAGCTTCCTCGTCGTGCTTGCGACCTGGTTCAATGTGGGACAGACCGCGTCGCTCGTGCACGGCTTCGACTGGATCAACTTCGCGTGGGGCAGCGGCGAGGGACAGCAGCTCGTCGCGAACTTCGGCCTGTACCTCGACTCGCTGACCATCCTCTGGATGCTCTTCGTCACCGGGCTGGCGACGCTCATCGCGCTCTACGCGAGCGAGTACATGAGCCACGATGTCGGGCTCGGGTACTGCCGCTTCTTCGGCGCGTTCTCGCTGTTCGTCTTCTCGATGTCGGCGCTGGTCATGGCCGACAACCTGCTCCTGCTCTATCTGGGCTGGGAAGGCGTTGGTCTCTGCTCGTACCTGCTGATCGGGTACTTCTATCAGAAGCCCGCCGCGGTGGCGGCCGCCAAGAAGGCGTTCATCGTCAACCGCATCGGCGACCTGGGTCTGGCGATCGGCATCTTCGCGGTGTTCGTGACCTACGGCACGGTCGAGTTCGGCCCGCTGTTCGCGAGCATCAGCCAGGGCGTCGACGGCGCCGGCAACTCGCTCGCCGGGACCTGGCAGGAGCGATGGATCCCCTTCCTGTTCATGCTCGCGGCGTTCGGCAAGTCGGCGCAGCTGCCGCTGTATGTCTGGCTCCCCGACGCGATGGAAGGCCCGACACCCGTGTCGGCGCTGATCCACGCGGCGACCATGGTGACGGCGGGTGTGTTCCTGATCGCGCGTCTCTACCCCATGTTCGCGATGGACGACGCCCGCTGGGCGCTCTCGACCGTCGCGTGGGTGGGGGGGCTGACGGCGCTGTTCGCCGCGACGATCGGCATGGCGCAGTTCGACATCAAGCGCATCATGGCGTACTCGACGGTGTCGCAGCTTGGCTACATGTTCATGGGGCTTGGCCTGCTGACGACCGCCGGCGCCGCGTTCCATGTGTTCACGCACGCGTTCTTCAAGGCCGGGCTCTTCCTCGCGTGCGGCGCCGTCATGCACGGGTTCGCCGGGCAGCTGGACCTGCGGAAACTCAGCGGGTTGCGCCACATGAAGGGCTGGGGCATCGTCAGCATCGCGATGCTCGTGGGCTGCCTGAACCTGGCCGGGTTCCCGTTCACCGCCGGCTATTTCAGCAAGGACATGATCCTCGCCGAGGCCTTCGTCACGAAGGGCCCGGGGTTCACGGCGCTGGGCGTCATCGCGCTGCTGACGGCGGGCATCACGGCGTACTACACCTTCCGCGTGTTCTTCCGCGTGTTCATGGGGCCCGTTGAGTACCACCCGGGCGACGAGCTGCACGGGCACGACGACCACGCCCACGACGACCACAAGCACTCGCACCACCACGACGACGACCACGAACTCGCCGACGCGCAGGACCAGGCCGAGAAGCACGAGGACGAGCACCCCCACGGGCACTGGCACCCCCACGCGCCGGGCTGGGCGATCAACAGCGTGCTCGTCATCATCTCCGTCTGCGCGGTCCTCGCCGCCGTCCTGTACTTCGTGAACAAGAAGGACCACGGCTGGGTCGGCTCGATGGTGCACCACTCCAGCGCGTACTACGAGAGCCCGTACGGGGCCCACGGCGCGGACTACGCCGCCGGTGCGCACGGCGCCGAGAAGGGCGGTTTCCTGAGCGACCCGCACAAGTGGATGTACTTCGCGTCCGCGGCGGTCGGTTTCGTCGGGATCTTCATCGCGTACCTGCTGCATTACCGTGGGCGCACCTCCGCCGCGACGAGCAAGGCCGACGACCTGCTGCCGCTGCTCGGGCCGATCCCGAAGTGGGCGCAGAACAAGTGGTATGTGGATGAGTTCTACAACGCGACCATCCGCCTGCCCCTCAAGGCGGTCTCGCACATCTTCCACTTCATCGACCAGCTGCTGGTCGACGGACTCGTGAACCTGTTCGGCGCGCTGCCGAAGCTGACGGGCTGGGGGCTTCGCCCCAGCCAGAACGGCGTGCTCCAGTCCTACGCCGCCGGCATGGCCGGGGGCATCGCGCTCTTCCTCGTGGTGGTGTGGCTCCTTCTCTGA